Below is a window of Penaeus vannamei isolate JL-2024 chromosome 30, ASM4276789v1, whole genome shotgun sequence DNA.
atatatatattgtgtatatatatatgtatatatatatatacatatataaatatataaatatatatatgtatatatatatatacatatacatatatatatatatatatatatatatatatatatatatatatatatatatatatatatgtatatatatatatatatatacatacatacatacatacattacatatatatatatatatatatatatatatatatatatatacatatatatatatatatatatatatatatatatatatatatatatatatatatatatatatatatatatgtatatgtatatatatatatgtatatatatatatatatatatatatatatatatatatatatatatatatatatatatatgtgtgtgtgtgtgtgtgtgtgtgtgtgtgtgtgtgtgtgtatgtatatatatatatatatatatatatgtatatatatatatatatgtatatgtatatatatatatatttatatatatatatatatatatatatgtatatatatacttatatgtatgtatgtatgtatatacatatatatgatgatggtgagggttaCAATAgttattttagtaataatgatagtgaggataataatatcagtagcgatagtgatgataaatcgTTAACAACCGTATAAGTAATaccgataatgaagataatgtcagtaataatgataataataacaatgatgattataatgataataataacaatgatgattataatgataataatgataacaacaataataaaaatgataataatagtaatgataatatcaacaacaatgaaaatagcagtgataatagtgatgataatgataaagataataaaacaataatgataatagtgatgataatgataaagataataaaaaaaaacataataataagagtaataaaagccataacaataatgataacaacaacaacaacagcaataacaacagcaataacaacgacaataacgataaacgactaaaaaaaactgataaaaattgGCATTAGGTATCTCCGCTctcgctcccgccgccgccgaTGTTATTCCCGCCAAGAATTTCGTTCGCGTGACTTCGCCGTTCGTGTAAGACCGGATTCATTTGTTTACTCGATTGTGTAGgaattatcaatctatctttcttgtattttttttttatagattaggAGATGATGGTAAATATAACGATGTGTAAGACCggattcatttctttttgttttttattattattattttttttaaagattggttATTAGGAAAGGATCGTAAATATAATGGTGTTTATGAGGATTTAATGGTgatctgagatttttttttttaatggcggtTTATATTTGTAGTTCGATATAAGTGAAATTGTTTGGAGATTGTAGATAAGTACATAAGTAATTTACCTTAATACTGGACGTATTTCCTGTCGAATGAATATTccttgatgataaaaattattattatttttttttttgtttattttcgtgtttacATTAATGACCTAAGCGATTAAGGGCAAGAAAGAGCGATAATAGTTGGTGTTTTTTTCGCGTatttatgggcgtgtgtgtgtgtgtgtgtgtgtgtgtgtgcgtgtgtgtgtgtgtgtgtttgcgtgtgcgtgtgtgtgtgtgtgtgtgtgtgtgcgtgtgtgtgtgtgtgtgtgtgtgtgtgcttgtgtgtgcgtgtgtgtgtgtgtgggtgggtgggtgtgcgtgtgtgtgtgtgtgtgtgcgtgtgtgtgaatgcgtgcgtgtgtgtgtgtgtgtgtgtatgtacgtgtgtgtgcgtgtgtgtgcgtaggtgtgtgtgtgtgcgtgtgtttgtgcgtgtatgtacgtgtctacATCGGCGGAATTGTGTTTTATGTACGTTTGCATGTACGTGACGGATTCCcatgctctccccttcccttttttcgacccccccccccctttccctcccccaaaaaaaaagtttgcaaaTTCCGTTTGAAAATTCATGCTCGTTTTACACCCATGCTCTCtactttcatccttctcttcctcctcttccttaattattcccctgttccctcttcccctctccccaacactactctcatccttctcttcctcttcttccttaattattcccctgttccctcttcccctcaccccaacactactctcatccttctcttcctcttcttccttaatcattcgccctcttcctctttcccatttcccatcACTCTACCCtcatcctactccctcttcctcttccctaatcATTccgctcttcccctttccccaaaactctactttcatccttctcttcctcttccttaattattctcctcttcccatattattccgctcttcctctttctccaacactctactctcattcttcttctcttcctcttcttccttaattattcgccctcttcccctttccccaacactctactttcatccttctcttcctcttcttcatccttctcttcctcttcttccttaatcattcgccctcttcccctttccccttctccccaccactctctcatccttctcttcctcttcttacttaattattcgccctcttcccctttccccttctccccaacaccccctaaGGATGTTGTTGTTGGGGTCGAGGTCGAGTTCACTCCCCTCGGGCTTCGCAATAAAGGGGTTGAACGGACCGCTTTCTGAGGTCGAGTGAGGGGACGAACCCGCgccaataacgaaaataaattaTCGACCGTTGATTTAGCGGCGGGTTGTCGGTTGATCGTGGCGGTTTAAAAAATTTGAATCGCGGGTTTTTATGAaattgaagaaaggagagaagtgtgTTGGCGATTGTTCTGCGTCGGCTGTGGAAGGTGTGTGGTGaggcgtgcgtgcgcgcgagatCGCTCCCGAATGAATGAAATCTCCTGGGGATTGTGgcggggattgagagagagggagagagagagagagagagagagagagagagagagagagagagagagagagagagagagagagagagagagagagagagagagagagagagagagagagagagagagaaagaaagaaagaaagaaagaaagaaagagagagagagagagggagacaaacaaacagacagagcgagtgagagagagaccgccGGGCTAAAACAAAAATTCCGAATCTAATCCATCTTCCTATTAGCTAATcgagtatttttttccttttttaagcgATTCAGAACGAGATATTCAGACCGAGAatgaacacaaacaataacaataacgcaaTAACACCTCTGAGAGTAAGCAAaggagaaaagcgaagaaaaaaagcaTAACCCGGCGGTAACTTGCGCGATCGGCCACACTGAAAATGAGACCCcgttaaaagacagaaaaacaaatagaaaacatcAGCGGCGGTAAACAAATTCCgaaccgtcaaaaaaaaaaaaaaaaagaagtacagAAACTTTGATTAtaaatctctctccttttttttttttgaagttgtcTTCGCGTGTTTATAGAACGAActtcgaattaaaaaaaaaaggaaggcggTTATAGTACGGTACgataatacttattattttttttcttatagatttGGAAACAAAATTAACCTAGAATGTGGTTTAATAAGCAGAACAAGATTTACTCGACtcatatttcatcttttttctttctttaaaaggGATCAAGACGAATCAATTATCGATTTTATCGGATATCGACGGGAAGGCATTACACCCAGAATATCcgagaaaggaacaaagaaaaagaaaagaaaagaaagaaagaaagaagaagaaaaaaaaaaggagatatattTGTTGAAATGGCATATTGATCCAGCAGCCAATGTGGGGGTCGAATGATCATCGAAACGTATATAATGTCAACGAATATTACATTTCATTTCAAAAAAGGgacaggatttttattttttatttatttcttttattttttttttcccataatGATGCACGTTTGGAGTTTTGAATAATCTCTTAAGTGAATGTGGCATATTATGATGAAGGGATTTTTTTAAAGGGATTTCGTTATGGTggtagagagagacgggggggtagatgaagagagagagagagagagagagagagagagagagagagagagagagagagagagagagagaggggggggggctagatgaagagagagagagagaaggatagatagatagggagagggggagagatagattgagagaggggaggtgagagagtgagagagtgagagagagagagagagagagagagagagagagagagagagagagagagagacgggggggggtagatgagagagagagagaaggatagatagatagggagagggtggagagatagattgagagaggggaggtgagagtgagagagagagagagagagagagagagagagagagagagagagagagagagaaggatcagtaaaaaaatatagtgaataagaggaagagagacaaaacataaatatagagcaaaatatatacatatataaatatatgtatatatatatatatatatatatatatatatatatatatatatatatatatatatatatatatatatatatatatatatatatatatatatatatatatatatatatatacacatcccacTGGTGGATGCTTTCAGAAcccaccgcccacccaccccccaaaaaatagataaataaataaaaaattatcttctccatcccctaccccctcacacccctaccccctcccccctcactttaTCCACTCTAACCACCTTGTTCACGAATTTAGGTCGACGTTTCAACCACATTGCAAATCCATAATATTTTATCGACGGGATTGTTATAGTGAATCTATAGTGAAATTATCTTCTGTTTTCCTGTATAATTGATGATAGTAAAGCGAGTGTTTGTTCTCGAAGACTTAATGATCATGTGTGTTTTGTActtgttatttgtttgtgtacgtttgggtatgttttgtttgtttgtgaaagtgtaggtgtgtatgttaatgtttatattgtaggagttcgtgcgtgtgtgtgtgtgtgtgtaggtgtgtgtgtgtgtgtgtgtgagtctgtgtgtgtgtgtttgtgtgtgtgtgtgtgtgtgtgtgtgtgtgtgtgtgtgtgtgtgtgtgtgtgttttgtgtgtgtgtgtgtgtgtgtgtgtgtgtgcgtgtaggtgtgtgtgtgtgtgtgtgtgtgtgtgtgtgtgtgtgtgtgtgtgtgtgtgtgtctgtgtgcgtgtgtgtgtgtgtgtgtgtgtgtgtgcatgtgtgtgtgtgtatgtgtatgtgtgtgtgtgcgtgtgtgtgtgtgtatgtgtgtgtgtatgtgtgcgtgtgcgtgtgtgtgtgtatgtgtatgtgtgtgtgtgtgtgtacgtgaaaacTCGTAtgcttatatatccatatgtgtgtgtgtggggggggggatcttaATCATTTGcttgtctctttatttatctattttctttttgttactgtGTGTGAGTTGGTATGTACACATCCgctcatgtgtgtgcgtatgcaaacgatccgcgtgtctgtgtgcgcattcGCTTGCGTGTACACGGCATATCCCGATGTGCGTATGTCTTTTCAGCTGGCACGCGGATGGCACTGTTTACGAAATATACAAAATCGTGCGAAAGTGAGATGCAAATCGCAAATCTGGGCATTGCAAAAGTGCCCCAAAACCGAGAGGGCAAGAAGCGAATATGCAAATTGCTCCCCGTGAGAAAGGTGAGTGTGCAGAGAGTGTATTTGGGGATCGAGATACCGAATTAGTGTGTGTGAGAATGCGTggtaagtgaggagagagagggggaggagagggaggggaggaagaggaggaggaggggaggaggagggaaagggttgagagagagagagagagagagagaggagagagagaggggagggagaatggggggggagggggaaagtgagagtatTGATTCACACACtcgcccctctcactccctccctccctccctccctccctcccccttaccccctttactccttccccttcccctcacccttccttcaccccctctcccccttccctccctctcgaccAGCCCTGATTGCAGCTTCCCTTGTTAGGTCGCGACAAATAAGCTTTTCCTCAGCTGGTCTTGTTTAAGGTCAGCGAACGACTTTTGAAATGACTCGCCGGCAGTTAGGCTTCTACGGcagcattttctctctttttcttttcttcctttttttttgtctttctctttcgtattctctggagaatctctttctctttattttttctctctctttgtttgtttgtcgtttggttgttttttctttctctctctctctttctttcttttcctccacttccctctccctcctcgtcctcctctccctctccctctcttccttttcttcctctctttctcctctcctattctccctctcctcttttcctcccattctttcctctcctcctactctccctctcctgttctattctctctttctcttcccctcctcctccccttctctttcttcctctcctactctccctctcctcctttcctttcctctcctttcctactctctctctctctctcctcccccttcctctccctcctcctccccctctctctttctctcctcctttccttccctctctctccccctctctctctctctttctctctcctcctcctccctctcccccctcccttctctctctttctctcctcctttccttccctcgctctccctctcttaccctctctctctctctctctctctctctctctctttcgctctctctctctctctctctctctctctctctctctctctctctctctctctttctctctctctctctctctctctctcctcctcctctcccccttctctctttctctctcttctcttctctctctctcttctctccctctctctctctcctccccctccatctccctcctcctcccactctgcaTTCAAGCTTGACACGTAATTACATGCAACACATAATTATCACAAACTGGTTCTTTTGAGGATTGGAAATTAATATTGCAAAGTGCagatatctgatttttttttattattcacttaatttacctttttttgttcttttttttatttatttttttgtttttgattttttatttcttccctttttcttctttgttttttttttatccttttttctctttttacgatctttttttacgtttttttgcatgatttttatttttcatttatttatttttcttttttcttcttctttttttagatgtAATTAAAGCAGTCATTAAGGGACGTTCTCCTCCCTCAATGTGGctgttttttcgttcttttttcttttcttttcttttttgtttttttgttttttcgtttttttcgtttttttcccgttatttcgttttttttcgttttttttttcaagaagagcaggagaaggggtggggggaggaagggagaagatggaaaggaagagcgaaggaaggagaaaggggagggaggaatgggaaggagagacgagaaggggtggggaggaaggaagaaggagaaaggaagagagaaggaaggagaaaggggaagggaatgggaaggagaaaagagaaggggtggggagaagaggagaagatggaaaggaagagagaagggagagaaggggaagggaatgggaaggagagaagagaagaaggggtagggaggaaggagaagatggaaaggaagagaggaaggagaaagtgaagggtgaatggggaggaaagaagaaaagaagggtgggggggaggaagggagaagaagaaaagagagaagagagaaggggaataaagaaaagaatggaaaacagaatgagaaaggaggggagaggatagaaggaaggaatagaaaaaagaacgagGAAAGCGTAAACAAAGAATGAGTAAGACGAAAAGatcagaaataagagagaaagcaaaaaaaaaaaaaaaaaaaaatgaagtggggggaaaaagaggatagaaagggagaaatgagggagagatgaggaggattcgaggaaaaggggaaataaaatcataataaggaGTTAAGGAGTTgcatgtgtggatattttttttcgtgtggaTTGTGGTTTTATGACGAGTGTGCGGATTCCTCGGAAGGGAATTGGAGGGAAACACGAAAATGTATACTCacagatctctttctctctctctctttctttctctctctctctctctgtctgtctgtctgtctctctctctctctctctctgtctgtctgtctgtctgtctgtctgtctgtctctctctctctctctctctctctctctctctctctgtctgtctgtctgtctctctgtctctttctctctctctctctctctctgtctctctctctctctctctctctctctctctctctctctctctctctctctctctctctctcttctctctctctctctctctccctccatttcccaccatccttccctcgttctctctctctctctctctccctccctcgttccttccttcgAGACACaacaatttatctatttacagaATAGCATAATATATTTAGGGATTAAACCAGTGCCGAACTAATATTTTTTCCGTGATCTAATTCCACGGTGAGCGGGCCAGAAATTATGGTAATAGACTAGATTTGATTTGAATCTGCATATATGATTCACAGATAAATCACCAACATATAGATGTACTGCTTATGGAgaggagtgtgtatatgtatgaattcgcagaaatgtgaatatgtataggggctcgcatgtgtgtgtttgtgtgtgtgtgtgtgtgtgtgtgtgtgtgtgtgtgtgtgtgtgtgtgtgtgtgtgtgtgtgtgtgtgtgtgtgtgtgtgtgtgtgtgtgtgtgtttgtgtgtgtcaatttatatgaatatacatatatttatgtgtgtctctgtatgtgtgtgtgtgtcaatttatatgaatatacatatatatatgtgtgtgtgtgtatatgtctaagtgtgtgtgtgtgtgtgtgtcaatttatttgaatatacatatatatatgtgtgtgtgtctctggatgtgtgtatgtgtgtgtgtgtgtcaatttatatgaatatacatatatatatgtgtgtgtgtatgtgtgtatgtgtgtgtgtgtgtgtgtgtcaatttatatatatatatatatatatatatatatatatatatatatatatatatatatatatatatatatatatatatatatatatatatatatatatatatatatatatatatatatatatatatatatatatatatatatatatatatatatatatgtatatgtacatatacacacacacatatatatatacgtatatatttgtatctatatttgtatgtaagagttaaggatggaggagaatgagacaaggagagaggaataaatgacaaaagaaagggaaaaggaaagaaaggagaaaaagggaaatgcaaTTTTGGAGAGATAAGAATTTGATAAAGAAGGAGACATTAAaaaccgtatatatgtatatatgtatatatatatacatatatacatatatacatatatatacatatgcgtgtatatatatatgtatatatatatatatatatatatatatatatatatatatatatatatatatatatatatatatttatatgtatacacacacacacacacacacacacacacacacacacacacacacacacacacacacacacacacacacacacacacacacacacacatatatatatatatatatatatatatatatatatatatatacgtatatatatatatatatttatatatatatatatatatatatatatatatatatatatatatatatatatatatatacatacatacacacgtatgtacatatatatgcatatatatatatatatatatatatatatatatatatatatatatacatacacacgtatgtacatatatatgcatatatatatatatatatatatatatatatatatatatatatatatatatatatatatatatgaatatatatatgaccacacacacacacacacacacacacacacacacacacacacacacacacacacacacacacacacacacacacacacacacacacacacacacacacacacacacacacacacacacacacacacacatatatatgtatatatatatatatatatatatatatatatatatatatatatatatatgtatatatagatagatagatagataaatatgaatatatatatatatatatatatatatatatatatatatatatatatatatatatatatatatatatatatatatatatatatatatatatatacatatatatatatatatatatatatataaatatatacacacacacacatatacacacccccccccacacacacacacacatacacacacacacactacacacattacacacacacacacacacacacacacaaacacattacacacacacacacacacacatatatatatatatatatatatatatatatatatatatatatatatatatatatgtgtgtgtgtgtgtgtgtgtgtgtgtgtgtgtgtgtgtgtgtgtgtgtgtgtgtgtgtgtgtgtgtgtgtgtgtgtgtgtgtgtgtgtgtgtgtgtgcgtgtgtgtgtgtgtgtgtgtgaatttatatgaatatacatgttgcagcaggaacaacgaagggaaggacaagaaaacacacgaatatgccgaaggccttttcgctattgcttcgtcagggtaaacacgacaagaggtacatagaggaagggagaataaatgGAAGAGGGATGAGGTGGATAGACTGGACAGAAAAATGATggtggatgagaagggaggatgaagaagaaagaaggaatagagggaaagagggagaagcgatGATGGAtgaaatagggaaaagaagatggatggaaggatagatagaaggaaatcGAAAGGATGgataagagagaaggatatataaagGAAggttgatgaaagagagaggaaaatgaaaggataaaaaggagagagagtattaaccaataagaagagaggaggaagaatgagagaaggataaatagaaagatagaaaaggatgaaaagggaaggggaagaaggaagcgataggaagaaggaaaaatgatgataataagagagagttaaggatgaaggagaatgagacagaaggagagaggaataaatgacagaagaaagggaaagggaaagaaaggagaaagggagaaatgcgaTGGTGGAGAAGCAAGAATTTGATAAAGAAGGAGACATTAAAAACcgaggaaaatatgataatgagaaggaagtggtaactgaaagagaaaagaaagcaagtaggaaggaataaaaaaaaaaaatgaaaaaaattaaaacgataaatgataaagaatgaaaaatggtaa
It encodes the following:
- the LOC138867407 gene encoding LOW QUALITY PROTEIN: keratin-associated protein 10-7-like (The sequence of the model RefSeq protein was modified relative to this genomic sequence to represent the inferred CDS: substituted 1 base at 1 genomic stop codon), which encodes MGVCVCVCVCVCVCVCVCLRVRVCVCVCVCVCVCVCVCVLVCACVCVCVCVCVXVCVCVFVCVCVCVCVCVCVCVCVFCVCVCVCVCVRVGVCVCVCVCVCVCVCVCVSVCVCVCVCVCVHVCVCMCMCVCACVCVYVCVYVCVCVCVCMCMCVCVSGTRMALFTKYTKSCESEMQIANLGIAKVPQNREGKKRICKLLPVRKMCTCLYRCVRVCLEVFVCVHECLEVFVCVHVCLEVFVFVCVHECLEVFVCVRECLEVFVCVHECLEVFVCVHECLEVFVCVHKCLEVFVCVHECLEVFVCVQQCLEVFCCLSLAYEAKIGKSEAQRDFGSHSTFSRDPEYKSGVPGRPSGESRGRSADGSEIHCY